Genomic window (Lutra lutra chromosome 2, mLutLut1.2, whole genome shotgun sequence):
GAGAAGTTTTGTAAACAtgtatttgtattgttttatatttgtatttatatattaattcatgTTAAAAGTTAATAACCCTAccacatgttaataaaaataacactttgaataacaaattactatttttccaaaaaagtgaGAAGAATGGCATTGTTTCATGATTTTTCAAATCCGTTTAAATGCCTGGTTTAATGGAAGACAGTTGGATTCTCAtactgcttctgcattcaatttGATGTGATATGTTGTTTTAGTTGAAGTATATGAGGAAAATCTAGCCTCAAACATGTAGTTAGAAAAGAGAGGATTAAtttaatagccttttcagataattgtaTTCTTCTTTGATGCTACACCACCACAGCTAAGTaaatggtagtttcttaaaagttatttGCAGTGTAGAATCTGAAACCGTATCAGTGAGCATTTGGTCCtatgttacattaaaatccattggtctGTCTTATACTCTGAAAGGATCTTTTACTCCTGTCTGCTTTTGTAACATCATGCGTTGGTTGTTTGGAAAATATTGGCTCACTCAGTGATGTAGgtcttccaaatgttgacacatttcattaaACAGTGTccaaaaatcacaaatataagCACTGATTCCATGGTAAAGCTGTCAGGTTCATGGTGGTGGGTACAAGTTTTCTACCGCTCTAGTTTTTGCTTGAAAAGTCAGATTCTATCTATCAGTGGCAACAAGTACTGTCAGATTATCATTGCTGGTTTTTTAAGTGACAGACTTACTTCATTTTCTAGAAAAAGTCTGCCCAGTCCCAAGTTGGAATAATCATAGTTTGTCTAGAGTTGTCCTTTGAAGTGCAAATGACATTACTTGAAAAAAGCAGCTAGTTGGACTCTCAGGTCAAACAAATGTACCCGTGCTTTCCTTCTGGATAACCACTGTACTTCACTATATGGAAGTGCTTTATCCATACTATCCATCTcatctcagaatatttttaaaagggtagagacgcctggatggctcagttgattaagtgtctggtcttggtttcggctcaggtcatgatctcatgggttgtcagaccaagccccgcatagggctccacATTCAACAGGGAGTTGGGAgagtccctctgccctcccacccccaaccccgcacTTGCACACTgttcttgccctctctctctccgtctctaaaataagtaaatctttcagaaaaaagTATACTCAAGGGTCAAGATTTAATAAAACCAGTAAGTGTTATGGTTTCATCACAGACACCTTTAAGTAGaaccagtgttttcttttttagctgtGGGTGTATGGCCATGAATACTGAGACTAGCACACTTACATCACTGCTTGATTTATGCAAAGGCCCCAGCATTTTGACCTTccattgcttttgcaccatcaGTATAAATGTCCATGCAATGAAAAAGGCAAATGGGGTCTTTGTATTATTACAAGGTAGTTTTGGCCTTACAGACCCAATCTTAGGTAGTCTGAGGGCTACAGTATGAGAAGCCCTGAGCTCTATTGAAGAAATCTACAATAGAGGAAGAGCGCTAAACTAAGGTACATGCAGTGGATCTGGGAAAGGATTCAGATCAGAAACATTGCAAATATCAGTCCTCAGTGATTGCGACagtttgaaggaaggaaggaaagtgtaGCATCAAAGGCCTCTATCCTGAGCCCTGGAAGGATGGTACTGCCGTTAGCCAGGATGGGAACTGAAGAAGTAGGTTTGGAGGGGAAGACAATGAATTGAAGTTTGTATACCATTGAATTTGTACGTTGTGACTTAACAATAAAAGGACTTAGAAGACTGACAATTGTGAAAAATCCAGTCTGAGGTATGGTTGGTTTAAGCCTGTCCGATTTGCTGGAATTCTCTTCTTGCGAAAGCCAGATAATGACTTCGAATGTCAGTGATaccaaaagaaatgcaaatctcaAGTTCCCTTGTCCTCTGTTTTCCAGAGCCTGTACAGATTTACTCACATTCCTTCAGGAAAGTGCTTAGATCGTTCAGACGTCCTCCACCAAGTGTTCATCTCCGACTGCGACTCCAGTAAAATGACTCAAAAGTGGGAAATGAACAACATCCATAGTgtttagaaagaatgaaagaaaccaataACCTACCTACTGACACATAAACTTATCTAGAACTGAAAACCGCCTGAAACCTGCTGCAACTATTGTTAACTCTGTACAGTTCCAAACCCAGAACCTCCTGATCAGTTTGAAGGACGTTGATAAACTGTGATTTTACAATAACATTATCATCTGCAGTTACTGTTTACAAAACTGCTTTTACCTTAAACTTTGTAGATGtttacatctttttttgttttgtttcaagatgATGTTGGTAATTTGTGCATTTAgctctgttttatttaaaacagagTTAAAAGCATCGTTGTCTTCTTTGGGATTACACTCAGGGGTCTGAAAggcagtttgattttttttttttttaaacacacttgAAAACAAGGTTGGAGTAACCAGACTTTCATATATAACTTGGTGATTATCAACCTATTgtgtctttatttaattttacatctTTAAGAAGCACTGCCACAGGTTCTTAGCCAAGGTGGCCTTCCTTCACAGTCATGCTGCTTTATTGAAAGGTGAATTTCAACACATTTAGTGCCTCTTTCATTTCTCAGTATATATTTCAAGAGCTTTTGATGTAATTTATAGGATGGTAATGATGGAATTGTCATCTGGATAAGGAATACTTTCACTACtcaaaaatgaatttatgtgCTACCATTTGCTCTGAAATGGAATGGTGTatggtttgaaaaagaaaagacagtataGAACATCCAAGGCTATTTCATAGGGTTGAAGATTGTATGACATTAACTCCCTCACTCCCTGGCATGCCCAACGTTCTCCGCTGATCATGACTCCAAAGATAACAGAGGGGGTCTAACAACTAGGGAAAAGTTGTCCACTGATATCTGGTATTCACTTTTCCCCAATACCTATCACTACAGAAAATTAATTCTCAGTTTTGAAACCCTGAAGTGTGGgagtaacaaaaacaataaaataccactGTCAACACATCCAGGGCTCATTCTGACCATGGTAAGAATTTCCAAGTCCTTGTTAGACTAAGCCTTACAAAACCCGTGTGCGTTACAACCCTAAGCTGTGGAACCCAGAAGCCAAGAGTGAATGGATGTTTCATGTATGTCTTCATCCAAATGAAATCCCCTGcacattgttttaaattaaaaaaaaatggctatttaaaaatacagttcattAACAAATATGAACTTCTGTTAGGTTAGGTGTTAGTCCTctagtgtttcttttttgttttgttttgttttaggaagcATATTTCTATTAGTATTTTTCCAGTGAAAAGAAGACGTGTTTggatttaacatttattaagatgGTACCTACTATAGGAAAACCAAATAGGGCAAATAGTCaattaaattctaatttctaAATAAGAGTCTTTTGTTACCCAAAAGATTAAAATGCTACACTgagtggaaataaaaaagaaaaagaaaaaactgatgaaGTGGGGAATGGCAAGTAAATGATGCATTTTTGATCCTGTAATCATGATATCATTACAATGAAAGGAATTTCACAAACTACTGCCAGAGggaactatttttaattaaagcttaaaaaaggaaagaaaaaaatctacatttgtTTAGAAGAAAAGCCTACAAATTTGTTTCTTCCAAGCTTAGCTCTTAAATTTGGAGAGTCAGAGTTAAACATCCTGAACAGagtcttatttataattttgaattgtCAATTTATATTTTGCTACTGATCTGTGATCAACCATTTTAACTTTCATTCATCTCTAGGGATGTTTAAGAggaatacatttatatatgcttATACAACTGCAAAATAaatcagctataaaaaggaaactaagagaATTGGTACATTAATTACTTGTGTCTTTGCAAATAGGCTCCATTTTCCTTGTTGAATAGATTATAACCTTGTTAACTATGCATAGGCCTAAGAAAGGTGGCACATAAACTGCgcatgtacattttaaatgtgtattttgtgcAATTCGCTGATACTCTATGAAAATGATTCTATATATTGAAATCAGAAACCTTACCAAACATGAAAAACATCAGAAGCTGCTGCCATATGACTATTTTCTACTGTAGGCTGCTTTGGAAATAATTCCCATATCCTTGCTTTGTAAGTTGATAATATCACTATGCATTTctacacattttataaatttgatttatGCAGATTTTGATACACTGTATGTTTCTGTAGAAATTgtataaatattcaaattttattaggGATAAATTTGAGAAGTTTATGTATATCTTAATTCTGGGTTGCTTGTTTTttaggtgagaaaaaaataaaatattttaatccatGGGTTTTTTCAGTACTTGTAATCATTTCTAAATCCAAACACTGCATGCTTGAATTTCGTCTATAAGATACACTAACGTAATAGCTAAAATATCGTATACTATGGTTATATGTTGAGTGTGTGCTTGAATATTGGTTATAATTATGCTTAAAATATACTTGGAATCCTTGGAGCATATCTGTAGGAAGGAaacataaaagttttattttggtcTCTAGTTCCTTATATATAgcaattttttttgaagtaactTATCCAAGTATAAAAAACCACCCCAGCAACATATATCTTTCTTGGCAGTGTATTCTACTATAGAATTGCCTATTGAAAGCAAAAATTTCTTTAAGTCAAAACTCTTTACAACCTGACAGGTCAAGTGactagagagaaaggaagcctaccaaaaaacagaaacaggccATAGGACCTTGTGGCACCATGTGTGACATCTCGAGAGAAGATATGGCTACTAACATTCCAATACGTGGCAGTGTTGATTTTGGAAACTTTCAGTTGACCTGGCTATTGTCACATCCGCTAATTCTTAGCTACTGTatcaaagaaacttgaaaaagtCATCTAGGACCAGACTGGAGTAAACGGGGGCTCACTTATTTCTTAAGATACAGTCTCACAGGGATCTTGGAATATACTTCATTTCTGGACAGaatctaactttttttaaaaaatccacttataATTCAGTGGAAAACATGGTAAGTACTTGATCTGAGCCAGAGCTCCAGTAGGCCAGTCATTTGGGGACATGAAAATTAATCCATgtgaaagcagattttaaaaagtatcaagcATTATGAAAATGCGTATCATTCATTAGAATCAGTGAGTTGCAGGAAAATGGACAGAGTGGTTTTTGTGGACCACTATTCCCTGGAATTGAGATTAAAGGAAGGATGGATTCTAAGCTAAATCCAATAATTGTATAGCACTTCTCATATTTAAGATTTTGAAATGCCCATAATTGAGTCTGAGCAGAGGTGGGATGAGGAGGGCTCcttattttcctaataaaatgttACAGTCTACTCATCTGAATGAATATAGTATGGTGTTTTGAATCTCTATTCCACTACAAATTACTCATATAGCCCTGGGAAGTTATTTAaactctgtgcctcaattttcccACTTGCAAAATGGGAAGAGTAATAGTGCTTATTTCACAGATTTTATTAGGATTGTATGAATATACATGAAGTGCTTAGGATAGCTCCTGGCATATAGTCAGGATAATATAAGTACTAGCTATTATTCTCTGGTTTCAAAgcctttaaatttgtttttaatcatggggcgctgggtggctcagtcggttaaacgtctgcctttggctcagatcatgatcccagggtcatgagatagagctccacattgggctctctgctcagcagggagtctgcttctccctctgcctgctgctctgcctgcttgtgatctctttctctgtcaaataaataaaaatattttttaaaaatttgtttttaatcagaagACACCTACACTGGAAGCCCTATATAAAGgctatatgtgtgtatctatgttTCATATATGAGATAACATTACCCACACtttacaaatggagaaatgaaGCTCAGAAGTTatgatgcttttttttaattttttttttaagattttatttatttttttgacagatagagatcacaagtaggcagagagtcaggcagagagagagagaggaggaagcaggctccctgccgagcagagagcccgatgtggggctcgatcccaggaccctgggaccatgacctgagccgaaggcagaggctttaacccactgagccacccaggtgcctcttatgATGCCTCTTAAATTGGAGGTGAAATGTTTATCAATAAGGGAATAAATAATTTCTACCTCACATCATTTATAGCATATGTAAAATAGTTTTTAGTGGTCTAATTTCACGCTTGGATAGAACCAAGCGCATCTTAACAGATGTTTAAGATAATGTCTTTAAGTTATCTCTGAATGAAATTTCGTAGGTTTTTAATATGGACAAATAAATTCCAACTGTATTAATGTCTAAATGTACAAAGAAAACTAGAACTTTTAGTAGAAAATTGAACTGAATTGACTTCCATGTCTGGCCATGACATAGTAGTTGGTATTGGACTTACGCTGCTGTCCTTAAACAACTATAACCTGGATAAAATATATGGGCTATTTTGAGGAAATGGATAATAGGCAAAGCAGACTGTGATACTTGAAAGATAGGAAACATGTGGGTAAACCCCAAGTTTACCATGTTTGTCTGGGAGAACTTTCATGATCATGGTACAGGAAAATGGAGCTCAATGGTGATAATGGTGAGCTGCGGAGAATGAGAATAGAGTTTGGTGCCTCTGTGATAGTTGGACTTTATAGGGAAGGATACTGGAGGGGAGTGTACTCGAATACCAGGAAATTGGTACAGGAATTTTTATAGCACtgccatttacaatagcaaaaccCCCAATAACCTAAATACTCATCAATATTACACAGCAATGAGcacacagccattaaaaaaaaaaaatgaaatcttgccatttgcaacaacatggacagagctagagaatataatgctaagcaaaattagtcagagaaagataaataccatatgatctcacttgtatgtggaactTAAACTAatgaactaaggaaaaaaaaaagagacacaaaccaagaaacagactcaacaaACTTaaaggttaccagaggggaaatgGGTAGAGGGATGGATGATATGAGATGaggattaaagagtacatttaccatgatagaaaaaaaaaagatgattaaaaaaaatctcagaactgAATCTGATACTCTTACCATAGTAACTATCTTAACCCATATATATTGGCATGTATACCTTTAGCTAACATTTACTATCACTTGCCACCAGAAAAGTGTCTTAAATAtactgtctcatttaatcctcaaaatttcttaattttataggtgaggaaattgaAAGGTTATATGACTTGTCTGATCTTACCAAATCAGTAAGAATCAGAGACCTATTCAAACTCTAATCCAAGTTCCAAGTGTAAGCTCCTCATCTCCTCACCCTTAATCTCCTTCATaaccttgcttctccctttgtttgtattttatcttaagtgatctctgtgcccaacatggggctcaaactcatgaccccagaatCAAGcatctcatgctctaccaactgagccagccaagtaccccTGTTACTTTAATTAATCCCTTGCATAAGCCATCTCCTCTTTAttggaaaaatgtaaagaatcaaagaataacataacaaatgtaaatgaattagTGTTTTATTATCTTACCTGCTGCCCTAGAATATAGTCTTAGTTGAACTGCCATGTCTTCCTGAAGGAAGGAAACTGGATCCGTTGAAATAAAGATCATTTCCAGTTCTGAAGTTTGCTGTTCCACGTTTGCTTGAaaagttattttacttttccttaaaTGTGCCACTCTAACTGTGCTTCTGAGTCCACTATTCTACAGATACGGTAACTGTTAGGATGAGGCTCACTGAGAGAAAAGTTAGCACTGTAAATCCTGAAAAGAAGCCCAGGAGTCCAGTGAAATTCCATTAAGACCTCAGAAACAATGTCTATATGTACATTTACTACAGGATAAGAAGTCAGAGGAGTTTCCAGTCAGAGTGAAAAGTTGCTTATACAACTGTAAAAACAGTGCTCAACTGGAAAGCGTACATAAACTTAACAGTCCTAACTCAAATATTATTAATGATCTCACATTTACCTATTTAATTTATAGAATTGGCAAACTGGTAATCCTTGGGTAGAACCTTACCTGTAGACAGTTCCTTTGAACCTGACATTTGAATTCATTGCCAACATTTATGACtcagatttcactttttaaaaaaatatctagatTTCTGGTACCTTGAAAATTTGTGATATTTGGGAATCCTGGACCCACATTTCCATTCAACAACAGGACTGAGCTAAGTAGGAGCTGCCCTCTTTATCCTCGGCATATTGTTTATAGAGCACCTACTAAATTTCTGGCACAAGGTATAGAGAATtatacaaaagtttttaaaaatggggcacctgggtggctctgtgggttggggcctctgcctttggcttgggtcgtgatcccagggttctgggatcgagtcctgcgttgggctctctgttcggcggggagcctgcttcccttcctcactctgcctgcctctctgcctacttatgatctctgtcaaataaataaaatcttaaaaaaattcattgccCTCATAGAGCTTACTTTCTTGTATGCTCATCACTTTACCACATACAGCCCTTTTTCCTGTCTGCACTCTATTTATCTTTGGATTTTCTGCCCAATATCCTACCTTTCTCTGAAAATGCCAGTTTCCAATAGGAATCTCATGAGAATGAGTCCAAAAAACATTTCTagaaagatgttttatttaaggATTGGGTCTTATGCAGTAACCTAACAGCTCCTTTATCTTTCTTTAGCAccccaagaaataaaatcattgatgttttgtaaaacatttttagtGGCATATGTAGTAACAGGTTTAAGATAATGCTATATTTGTACTAGTCTAAGACAAGCTTATGATTTACTACTTAAAGAGTAAATAttgctgttaaaaaacaaaatatatactgTTATCTATTGGGCAAGTTTGCAATTGACTGCTCCAATATGTAAGAAACCTTAGGATCTTCTAACCCagcttttacaaataaaaagacccaaattaGTAGCTGCcatctggaaagaaagaaatttagccCCCTACCTGAGTCCTTGACCAAGATAAATTCCAGAAGgatcaaagaattaaataataaaagtaagaaagcagataatttttataatctttgaGTGGGAAAGACTTTCCAAAACCTACATAAGATTTTGCCTACATAAATCTTTGCATAAAGAAAACAGCATAAAGTCAAAAGGAAATTgacaaggagaaaaacatttacaGTGGAAGTCACAAAGGGTCACTTTCCTTAATCTCCACAGATTACTAATACAGAGACCCATGAGACAGAAGACCACAGGAAACAAATGGCTGTTAAACATAAAAACATGCTCAACTTTTAATAGGAGGAACCactttttataaatcaaaatagCAAAGattaaaagtttgagaactatTATGTTGCTGAGATGAGGAAATAAGACACTCTAAAGCATTCACTGCTATGGACTATGTATTAGTACAACTACTGAGAGCAATTTTGGCAGCCTTTACTAAGTTAACAAAACATAAGAGGTTTCCACCATATACCAggtacagctgacccttgaacaaagcAGGTTTGAACTGTGCACTGTCAACTTAGATGTGGATTTTttacagtatagtactgtaaatgtattttctcttatgattttctactaacatgttcttttttccagcttactttaaaaatacagtataaaatacaACATGAAAAGTATGTGTTGATTGACCATATTACCAGTACAGGTTCTCATCAACaggctattagtaaagtttttgGGAAGTCAGAAGTTACACGCAGATTTTCAACAGTGTGAGGGGCAGTTTAGCTCCCATAACCCCATGTTGTTCCAAGGGTCAACTATACAAGTTTTAGTGGTTATAATCATCAAATCTTAAAATGtacaaacttaaaatttttactatttttttgaaACCACATACAAGGGTATTCATGGCAATATTGTTCATAATATGAACTAAATTATGACCTAtccaatgggatactatgcagctaGCTACTCAGTGTCAGCTCTTGTACTGATAGAACATTCTCTAAAATGAGAACAAGGGGCAAAGCGTACATATAGAAAGCTTCCATTTGTttaatgttaatatatatatgtgtgtgtgtatatatataagcatatgtatttatttaagcagaaagcatcatatatttatatatacttacaacatatatataaatacatatgaatatataaaataaatatatataaatatatatgatgctttgtgtgtcttttttgaAGGATGAATTATTGTGGTTGTCTCCTGGGAGAACCAGGTAGTTGGGAATCAAAGGATATAGACTACCCACTACATGGCTCTTACATTTTGTATCACTAAGATATaacttatttcttaaaagaaaaaaaaagggactttTCATAACACCTCCATATACCACCTGGTCTGGAATGAAACCTAATTCTTATCCCTATTTCAGTTTCCAACAGAACCACTCCTTGAAGTAACCTAATCTTGAAAATTTACTGATAGAATCTTTCAGAGAGATTTGAAATCTTGATCCACACTTAATGGATGTTGACTCACCCTAAATTCTGAACTTATTCTAGAGCAGCTTCTAATTAAAAGAATGAGTCGTTCTTAGCTTAGACATGTAAAGTTTTATATAAAGAACAGAAGTAAAGTAGTCACAAAAACTTCCAAAAAGATGACAAGAAATCTGACAGGTCTGCCTCACGGGTCttaaaatttagatttagaaATCCTAAAACAAGACTTTTACcttatttcagttttagaaactcctttttaaaatctcttaagcACTAGGAAGTATTTCAGATAATTTTAACTTTCTCCTTTAACATTAAAACATTGTGAACGGAGTACTGACCCCATATTACAAATGGGGATACAGAAGGTCAAAAATTAAGTTCATAAAGCTAGTATTTATAGAGCAGGGGAACTGGGATCCAGACCTAAGTTGTATCTCTAAAATACATTACCCTAATTTCAGGCACTATTAAGCCACTTaacatcagaaattatttttttttaattatcaatgTTCTCATTTTCATCAGCAAAAGCTCCAAATTTAAATGTGCAACTACTGAGGTTAAGATTAAGAAGGCAATCAGAGGTCtgcaaattttggcaattatgctAATACCTCACTTCCATTTAACAAAACTTCAGTATTTCCTGTTTAATGATACAATCCTTACCAAATACTTATTCAAATATGGCATAAGACAGACAATCAAAACTCCCATGGCTGGGTAACAAgaattttgactattttaaaactTGGTAGGTAATAAGGAAACTATCAACTAACTAACTAACAAACAGGTTTGTTCTCTCACCAACTCTACAAATTCATACCTATTTCTAACTTGGCCAGAGGTTGACTTTCACTAGAAGCCTCTGGTAACAGTTCAAAATAGTAATCTTAACTCAAACAGAAAAAATTGCTCCCTCAAAGGAGCATTTCTCAACTGCtttccccaataaataaaaatcctagtgTAATTTAGTCATGGCAGGATCACAATAACCACCTCAAATGGTTTTGTAAGGTTACCAAAATTCTAAAGCTTAAaaccataaatttttaaagatataaccCAAAATTCATTCTGCTATTCTACTTGGAACTAGCTTATAATCATAAGAAAATTTAACTTGTTACTAATGATGCTTTTAAAAGTTTAGGTTTTCAGGGATGTAATCACTGTATTAGCTCCTCCGCCTCCTATTAAAGAGAAAGTTTCCCTAAAGATAGTGTCAAGGGACAAGTTAGAAATAAACAGCAacatcaaggaaaaagaaaaaacactcatTTTGTCAAAACAGCACCAATTTTAGAAGTTCATTAAATTccagatctattttttaaatagtttgtaaTTCAGAATAAGGGCaggttttaagttttttaatcAAACATTTTACTAAATCTACTGTGTCTGAGAACTATTAGGcacaaatacaagaaaaagttGATGTGGTTCCAGACctggagcatttttttaaagggaaaattagtaagacaaagacaaaagaaataatatacataattttattacaaaaaatttttttaaaaaaacaaaatgcaacattctaaaaaacccaaaatttaCTATTGATACTAATTCCTACAAGTTTGCTGTGCTACAATACACAAgtcaagaaattaagaaaaccattaaatatttagaaacattCAACATCAGAAGCTTTAAAATCTAACTGTATGTAGTAGCCCCTCAAAAAGCTAcaacctgcatttttaaaaaagtattttctctaCAAAGAATCTTATCAGCTATACAAAAATCTGTACAGTTTTTATACTGAAGCTAATATTGAGCTGCACTTGAATTCACATTCTTAGCAAAACAATTgcctgagcacacacacacactccacacatATCATTACAGAATAGCCATTtattcttcatcttcctcctcttcctcatcatcttcatcttcctcctcctcttcctcttcctcctcatcctctggttcattcttcttctttgaaCCTGTTGGCCTGCCAGGGCCCTTCTTTCCAGCTTCACTTTTTCCCTTAGCACGATATGCAGCAATATCCTGAAAtattgtcaaaaaaaataaaatcagcatcCGGTGTCATTACTCAACTGTGAAAACCACTAAGCTGTAAACATTCTAAGCTTATTGACCAATAACCCTGATGACTATCCAAAGAGGTATTCAAAGTCTAATAACCCAGCTTTGAGAGGCTTTAGAAAGCTAATGATGTAAAATGAGGGGGTTGGAAATGTCAAAACTTTCACTATCACTGTCCAATTTACCTCATATTGCCCACCCCCACTTATTTTAGGTACATCTACATAAAACAAAGTATTTGGCCCTCCATTTCTTAAAACTAAGAGACCCAGAACTGCAAATGAGTCTCTATGCAGGAATCTACCAATGCTACGAACACTGGTTTCAGTCAAAAGAAGTTGTTTCAAATAGCTAACAATCTTAAATGTACAGTTTTCACTAGATCTTCTCCAAATACAGCTGACAACCATAAATCAAGAGGAACTAAACTTTCCAACTCTACAGTTCATACCTATTTCTAACATCcttatttagaaaatatcttgGGTTTAAAAAAGACAATGTACCTTTTCATATTTCTCCTTTAGCTTTGCTGCTTTCTGTTCATACGGTTGTTTATCTTTGGCTGACTGTTCAGACCACATTTCACCCAATTTTTTTGCAGTATCCCCAATGGATAAACCAGGGTGTTCACTTTTGATCTTTGGGCGATGTTCAGAGcaaaacaggaagaaagcagACCTTAAAGGAAGCAACGAAGTTAATAAACTGAGTGGAAAATTAAGGGGCAATTTGACTGATTTGAAAATCAACTTACGGAGGCCTTTTAGGAGCATtgggatcttttttctttcctttcttgtcacCTTTGG
Coding sequences:
- the HMGB2 gene encoding high mobility group protein B2 translates to MGKGDPNKPRGKMSSYAFFVQTCREEHKKKHPDSSVNFAEFSKKCSERWKTMSAKEKSKFEDMAKSDKARYDREMKNYVPPKGDKKGKKKDPNAPKRPPSAFFLFCSEHRPKIKSEHPGLSIGDTAKKLGEMWSEQSAKDKQPYEQKAAKLKEKYEKDIAAYRAKGKSEAGKKGPGRPTGSKKKNEPEDEEEEEEEEEDEDDEEEEEDEE